From Vibrio fortis, a single genomic window includes:
- a CDS encoding class I SAM-dependent DNA methyltransferase, with protein MTKITYTEVFDNLEALSTNITPSSFIYDFLSCFDTPKSTITRLKKTHQDTSEVIVNGELLFQETDQDLSIEMAKALQRKNLKKNKIRFVIITDYRTLMAYDLKANDTVHLDIIDLHKEFQFFAPIAGFERATLATESLADAKAAEKMAKLFDLLKFENSVETAEQIRTMNVFLSRILFCFFAEDTGIFEKNLFTKTVGDGSSVDGSDTHIVISQLFKLLNSKHPTELSQKFKDFPYVNGGLFAEEIDVPRFNIRSREALIQCGSLDWSSINPDIFGSMFQAVVDVDKRSDMGMHYTSVPNILKVLQPLFLDSLKQEYHRIDESDVKDTTKIKNLKSLCSRLSSIKVGDMACGSGNFLIIAYRELRLLEIEILRSIRTLEGSDNQILLGLGAPQSGISLEQFYGIEYDDFACGIAVLSLWLVEHQMNQQFNKEFDASEATLPLKSFNNIIHDNALRVDWESLMPNKGEVYIVGNPPFIGARKKKEHHTSDLSVVCKDIKKFKNLDYVSGWFVKGQQYISSNDQAKCALVATNSICQGDSVGILWSYLLDNTNIEIDFAYSSFNWSNNAKGKAAVTCIVVAMRNKSSSEKYLFDGEVKKRAKNINAYLIDAPDVFVYSERAPLHSYPKMVFGSMPNDDGNLILSSEDKQTLLNTHPESAPLIRKLLGSKELINSLERYCLWITDDNLELANSIPPIKERIDNVRTYRENSTRAATQKLSVIPHRFGEVRHLEENSILFPSISSENRDYIPCDFFDKSVITNNKNFAIYGGDNVLFALLSSKHNMLWAKAVAGRTRNDICYSNTICYNTLPLPHLNDAQRDRLSEFAKEIMKCRIIEGGSLASMYGSNKMPASLKSIHEDLDSFVDSLYQKSSGKSNPIKNDNERLAVLFKLYSELKG; from the coding sequence ATGACTAAGATCACGTACACAGAAGTTTTTGATAATCTTGAAGCGTTATCAACGAACATTACTCCAAGCTCTTTCATCTACGATTTTTTGTCTTGCTTTGATACCCCTAAGTCGACAATTACTCGATTAAAAAAAACACACCAAGATACCAGTGAAGTTATTGTTAATGGTGAATTGCTTTTCCAAGAAACAGATCAAGACTTATCGATTGAGATGGCAAAAGCTCTTCAGAGGAAAAACCTGAAAAAGAATAAGATACGATTTGTCATAATTACTGATTACAGAACGTTGATGGCATATGATCTAAAAGCTAATGACACTGTACATTTAGACATAATCGACCTTCATAAAGAGTTTCAATTTTTTGCACCAATAGCAGGGTTTGAAAGGGCAACATTAGCCACTGAGTCTTTAGCTGATGCTAAAGCAGCAGAGAAAATGGCGAAGCTGTTTGATTTATTGAAGTTTGAGAACTCTGTTGAGACAGCAGAACAAATCCGCACAATGAATGTATTCCTGTCAAGAATACTTTTCTGTTTTTTCGCAGAAGATACAGGAATCTTTGAAAAAAACTTATTCACAAAAACAGTTGGTGACGGCTCATCTGTGGATGGTTCTGATACACATATAGTTATAAGTCAGCTATTTAAACTTCTCAATTCAAAGCATCCTACCGAGCTATCTCAAAAATTTAAGGATTTCCCATACGTAAACGGTGGTCTGTTTGCGGAGGAAATTGATGTACCAAGATTCAACATCCGTTCAAGAGAAGCCTTGATCCAGTGTGGCTCATTAGATTGGTCTTCTATTAACCCTGATATTTTTGGTTCAATGTTCCAAGCAGTTGTCGATGTAGACAAGCGTTCTGATATGGGAATGCACTACACTTCAGTCCCAAACATTTTAAAAGTTCTACAACCGTTATTTTTAGATTCCCTCAAACAAGAATATCACCGAATTGATGAGAGCGATGTAAAAGATACAACAAAGATCAAGAACTTAAAGTCACTATGTTCTCGTTTATCAAGTATAAAAGTCGGAGATATGGCTTGTGGCTCAGGCAACTTCTTAATCATTGCTTATAGAGAGCTTCGTCTACTTGAAATTGAAATACTTCGCTCAATTAGAACACTTGAGGGTTCTGATAACCAAATCTTGTTGGGGTTGGGTGCTCCACAATCAGGTATATCTTTAGAGCAGTTTTATGGCATTGAATATGATGACTTTGCTTGTGGTATAGCGGTTCTTTCTCTGTGGCTGGTTGAGCACCAGATGAATCAACAGTTCAATAAGGAATTTGATGCAAGTGAAGCGACTCTACCTTTAAAATCCTTCAATAACATTATTCACGATAATGCTTTACGTGTGGATTGGGAATCTCTTATGCCAAATAAAGGTGAAGTCTATATCGTTGGCAACCCTCCTTTTATCGGGGCGAGAAAGAAAAAAGAGCATCATACCTCTGACTTAAGTGTGGTTTGTAAGGATATCAAGAAGTTCAAGAACTTAGATTATGTTTCTGGCTGGTTCGTTAAAGGACAACAGTACATATCAAGTAACGACCAAGCTAAGTGTGCGCTCGTTGCAACTAACTCAATTTGCCAAGGTGATTCTGTAGGAATTTTGTGGAGCTATTTACTCGATAATACAAATATTGAAATAGACTTTGCCTACTCATCATTCAATTGGTCCAACAATGCCAAGGGCAAGGCAGCAGTTACATGTATAGTTGTTGCAATGAGAAACAAGTCTTCTTCTGAAAAATATTTATTTGACGGTGAAGTTAAAAAGAGAGCGAAAAACATCAATGCATACCTCATAGATGCTCCTGATGTTTTTGTCTATTCTGAACGTGCTCCCTTACATAGTTACCCGAAAATGGTTTTTGGGAGTATGCCAAATGATGACGGCAACTTGATTCTATCGAGTGAAGATAAACAGACTCTACTGAACACTCACCCTGAGTCAGCTCCTTTAATTCGCAAATTACTTGGGTCAAAGGAACTCATCAACTCTTTAGAAAGATATTGCTTATGGATTACAGATGACAATTTAGAATTAGCTAATTCTATTCCACCGATCAAAGAAAGAATTGATAACGTTCGTACATACCGAGAAAACTCAACAAGAGCTGCAACACAGAAGCTTTCTGTTATTCCACATCGCTTTGGTGAAGTACGTCACCTTGAAGAGAATTCAATCTTATTCCCTTCAATTTCATCTGAAAATCGTGACTATATACCATGTGATTTTTTTGATAAGTCAGTTATAACCAACAATAAAAACTTCGCTATATATGGTGGGGATAATGTTTTATTTGCGTTGTTATCATCAAAACACAACATGCTTTGGGCGAAAGCTGTTGCAGGAAGAACACGAAATGATATCTGTTATTCAAACACAATTTGCTATAACACATTACCATTACCACACCTCAATGATGCTCAAAGAGATAGACTTTCAGAGTTTGCAAAAGAAATCATGAAGTGCCGAATCATAGAAGGCGGTTCTCTTGCTTCTATGTATGGCTCTAACAAGATGCCAGCATCATTAAAGTCTATTCATGAAGATCTTGATAGCTTCGTAGACAGTCTTTATCAAAAATCTTCTGGAAAAAGTAACCCAATCAAAAATGATAATGAAAGACTTGCTGTTTTATTCAAGCTCTATTCAGAGCTGAAAGGATAA
- a CDS encoding DEAD/DEAH box helicase, producing MTTNFVEVQYERNANSVNTNAMGMREMQARAFDSRMSQYLLLKSPPASGKSRALMFIALDKMINQSVKKTIIAVPEKSIGGSFSNTDLSTYGFFSDWNVKDENNLCIDSSNPKEAFIRFINSEDKILICTHSTLRNSIKEIDISQLNDCLLAIDEFHHVSSNDRNKLGQNLQEIMDSTSCHIVAMTGSYFRGDSEAILLPEYESRFDTVTYNYYEQLNGYKYLKTLGIGYHFYQGNYIDQILDVLDTNKKTILHIPNVMSRESSGKKYREVDLILEKIGKLVDIDPKTHIYYVQEHGSEKIIKVANLVDDTENSKKRSKTQAYLRDIKKADDVDLIIALNTAKEGFDWQFCEHSLTIGYRGSLVEIIQIIGRCTRDSENKTHAQFTNLIVNPDVSDALVKDSVNNMLKAITCSLLMEQILEPRLNFRSEKKSEPKEQDFDDDYKGEKDKVGDLKKKTGTVTIKGFKEPSTDKVRKIIKDDMTELQAAVLQDNAMQKAMADCSDQNAANEVHLTRIIQEKFKGLGLSDQEVEEIRHHFMAETLIKPSRIKEKTNADGSKSRFIEMANNHFDLDNLSIDLINSCNIYKTAFDVLSKHIDAPILKAIKNEIASQKITMTKEEALVLFREHKIEEFMQRTGRPPSIDSLDPMERRLAEAVLFAEQIRNKRRLSEQNG from the coding sequence ATGACAACTAACTTTGTTGAAGTTCAATATGAACGAAACGCTAATAGCGTTAATACGAACGCTATGGGTATGCGAGAAATGCAAGCAAGGGCTTTTGATTCACGCATGTCGCAATATTTGCTTTTAAAATCACCGCCAGCATCTGGTAAGTCTCGAGCACTCATGTTCATTGCTTTAGACAAAATGATCAATCAATCTGTTAAGAAAACCATCATTGCTGTACCTGAAAAATCTATCGGTGGTTCATTCTCTAATACTGACCTATCGACCTACGGTTTTTTTTCTGATTGGAACGTAAAAGACGAGAACAATCTTTGCATTGACTCGAGCAATCCAAAAGAAGCATTTATTAGATTTATCAACTCAGAAGATAAGATCCTAATCTGTACTCATTCGACTTTAAGAAATTCTATTAAAGAAATTGATATATCTCAGTTAAACGATTGTTTATTGGCAATTGACGAGTTTCATCATGTGTCAAGTAACGACAGGAATAAGCTTGGTCAAAATCTCCAAGAGATTATGGATTCTACGTCATGTCATATTGTTGCTATGACAGGATCTTACTTCCGTGGTGACTCTGAAGCTATCCTACTACCTGAATATGAAAGTCGCTTCGATACTGTTACTTACAACTACTATGAACAGCTAAATGGATATAAGTATCTAAAAACATTAGGAATTGGATATCATTTCTATCAAGGTAATTATATTGACCAGATACTCGATGTATTAGACACAAACAAGAAGACCATTCTTCACATACCAAATGTGATGAGTAGAGAGTCATCAGGTAAAAAATACAGAGAAGTGGACTTGATTTTAGAAAAAATAGGTAAGCTTGTTGATATAGACCCTAAAACGCACATTTACTACGTGCAAGAGCATGGTAGTGAAAAAATTATTAAAGTCGCTAACTTGGTTGATGATACAGAGAACAGTAAAAAAAGATCAAAGACCCAAGCATACTTGAGAGACATAAAAAAAGCAGATGATGTTGACCTAATTATTGCACTCAACACTGCTAAAGAAGGTTTTGACTGGCAATTTTGTGAACATTCATTAACCATTGGGTACAGAGGCTCACTTGTTGAAATCATTCAAATCATCGGTAGATGTACTCGAGATTCAGAGAATAAAACACACGCTCAATTTACTAACCTCATCGTAAACCCTGATGTTAGTGATGCTTTAGTTAAAGATTCAGTAAACAATATGCTAAAAGCTATTACTTGTTCATTGTTGATGGAGCAGATCTTAGAGCCTCGACTCAATTTTAGATCAGAGAAAAAGTCTGAACCGAAAGAACAGGATTTTGACGATGATTACAAAGGCGAAAAAGATAAAGTTGGCGACCTAAAGAAAAAGACTGGCACAGTAACCATTAAAGGATTCAAGGAGCCGAGTACAGATAAGGTACGCAAAATAATAAAAGATGACATGACAGAACTTCAAGCTGCTGTCTTACAAGATAACGCAATGCAGAAGGCAATGGCAGATTGTAGCGACCAGAATGCTGCTAATGAAGTCCACCTTACCCGAATTATTCAAGAAAAATTCAAAGGACTTGGATTGTCAGACCAGGAAGTAGAAGAAATCAGACATCACTTTATGGCTGAAACTTTGATAAAGCCATCGAGAATTAAAGAGAAAACTAATGCTGATGGATCTAAATCACGTTTCATAGAAATGGCTAACAACCATTTTGACTTAGACAACCTAAGCATTGACTTGATTAACTCCTGCAACATATACAAAACGGCGTTCGATGTACTTTCTAAGCATATTGATGCTCCAATTTTAAAAGCAATTAAAAATGAAATCGCTTCTCAAAAAATCACTATGACTAAGGAAGAAGCGTTAGTCTTATTTAGAGAGCATAAAATTGAAGAATTCATGCAAAGAACAGGTAGACCACCTTCGATTGATTCATTAGACCCTATGGAACGCAGGCTTGCGGAAGCGGTTCTTTTTGCCGAACAGATTAGAAATAAAAGAAGATTAAGTGAACAAAATGGATGA